A genomic stretch from Chitinophaga agri includes:
- a CDS encoding ABC transporter permease/M1 family aminopeptidase gives MLSDLFCFEMRYHVRQLIFKVTALLFLALGVLCAQGNFGGNTVHTNSPYVVTYITGLLSLFTIFVSTICCASVVLRDTTYRMDQLLFTTAVKKLPYFLVRFSALLIVVFMTLILATAGIAISAWGINSGQTGIFRLSFFLQPLLVMGLPNVLFVCTVIFCTALLTRSIRAIYTAGVLLYILYSIAAILGNSPLFASSALKTGTPDPLSLLVDPFGLAIFLGDTRLWSDVQRNQQLYELKGLFLQNRLLWTALSTMLLFITYKAFSFRLHVTIAGKRASAKATPVAAISYTPVSSTVAGYRYHWNSFLSQCRLEVVQLFRHIPFLVMLALWIFIFAIELKDTLYSGAYGVQFYATTGFMADALRSVKPAMLLIIFYTAELADRERSNNIASLLYSTPLPDTMMWAAKYSTLVILVITLITANIGIGISLQVSNGYYHIDMLPYLSLYYYSGIPLLLFAVLTLFIQTLAGNKYLGMVLNMFLALLIISSRRLGIEHYLLRYATAPDMTWSDMNGFGHYATAFNWYMLYWSLAATILSILTVQLWQRSSYIKQRFRLLRFQWAVAIPALLYIAVGSFIYYKTNIEGTYRSAKAQLGWRLRYEQQYRAMADMPQPVITAVRTHVDLYPGDGRYTVNGTYQLSNQTTVPIPELWISIDPEVNSCHISLPVAANMTYDPVFKQYLYELKKPLYPGDSLQLSFTMEIIRSGFTDLNKEHTVVSNGSYVELEKFVPSLGYNDRWEVTDSVTRKTDGMLPHVALFSTDSNYHLIDYETTISVAPDQQVVTVGQLQQTWLKDGRRYFHYKTPAPINFMFAFAAGHYALSKEIYKGITYRIFYHPGHTQNLAAMMQGMKDAIDYGSEQFGTYPLKTLTLAEIPHYKGAATAYPGVIFSAERLNFQTNFSDSNKVNYAYGTTVHETAHQWWANLLSPADQPGKAFLTETLAQYTESMVLEKQQGRTLLRKYLQNDNHLYFVMQDKNERELPLVGTVGQSAVCYQKGTLAMYGLKELLGEARLNNALHRLLAKHAYPHTKARATDLVKELYATADDREIRHINDWLQRTFIYFQQISIRSCERQKNGQYKLTLEINIIKQDLATGKESAPDDDIDIAVFGHPVEKWQTSPPLYLQKHHFSDSKTLLTIQTDTAPVTVAIDPYCYIPDPDQENNIATL, from the coding sequence ATGTTAAGTGATCTGTTCTGCTTTGAAATGCGATATCATGTCCGGCAGCTTATCTTCAAGGTGACGGCATTGCTGTTCCTGGCATTAGGCGTCCTTTGCGCACAGGGGAATTTTGGCGGTAATACCGTACATACGAATAGCCCTTATGTAGTCACGTATATCACCGGACTACTTTCCCTGTTCACCATCTTCGTGAGCACCATATGTTGTGCGAGTGTAGTATTGCGGGATACTACCTACAGAATGGATCAGTTACTATTTACGACAGCGGTGAAGAAACTGCCTTATTTCCTGGTCAGGTTCTCCGCTTTATTAATAGTCGTTTTTATGACACTGATATTAGCGACAGCAGGCATAGCGATCAGTGCCTGGGGGATTAACAGCGGGCAGACAGGCATCTTCAGACTGTCCTTCTTCCTGCAACCATTGCTGGTAATGGGATTACCGAATGTATTGTTCGTATGTACCGTGATCTTTTGTACGGCGCTCCTGACGAGGAGTATCCGCGCGATCTATACAGCCGGTGTACTGCTCTACATTCTTTACTCCATAGCAGCAATACTTGGTAACTCTCCACTGTTTGCCAGTTCGGCGTTAAAGACAGGCACGCCGGATCCGTTATCATTACTGGTCGATCCATTCGGACTGGCAATCTTCCTGGGAGACACACGCCTATGGTCAGATGTACAGCGGAATCAACAGCTATATGAGCTAAAAGGCCTCTTCCTGCAAAACAGGCTCTTATGGACGGCCTTATCAACTATGCTACTGTTCATTACCTATAAAGCATTCTCCTTCCGCCTTCATGTGACAATAGCCGGAAAACGTGCGTCAGCGAAAGCCACACCGGTGGCCGCCATATCTTATACACCGGTCAGCAGCACCGTCGCCGGATACCGTTATCACTGGAATAGTTTCCTGTCACAATGCAGACTGGAAGTCGTACAGCTTTTCAGACATATTCCGTTCCTGGTAATGCTGGCGCTCTGGATATTTATATTTGCGATAGAATTAAAAGACACACTGTACAGCGGCGCCTATGGTGTACAATTCTACGCCACCACAGGTTTTATGGCAGATGCATTACGGTCAGTGAAACCGGCCATGTTGCTGATCATCTTTTATACAGCTGAACTGGCGGACAGAGAACGTAGTAATAATATAGCCTCCCTCTTGTACAGCACTCCCCTGCCAGATACTATGATGTGGGCAGCTAAATATAGTACACTCGTCATACTGGTCATTACACTGATCACAGCGAATATTGGTATTGGCATCAGTTTACAGGTGAGTAATGGCTACTATCATATAGACATGCTTCCTTATCTGTCCCTGTATTACTACAGCGGGATACCATTATTACTCTTTGCGGTACTAACATTATTTATACAAACCCTCGCCGGCAATAAGTACCTGGGCATGGTACTGAATATGTTCCTGGCGTTGCTGATCATCTCCAGCCGCAGACTCGGCATCGAACACTACCTGCTACGTTATGCTACCGCACCGGATATGACCTGGTCAGACATGAACGGATTTGGACATTATGCAACAGCATTCAACTGGTATATGTTATACTGGTCTCTGGCCGCTACTATACTGTCTATACTGACAGTGCAGCTTTGGCAGAGAAGCAGTTATATTAAACAGCGATTCAGACTGTTACGCTTTCAATGGGCGGTTGCAATACCCGCTCTGCTGTACATCGCTGTCGGTAGTTTCATCTACTATAAAACCAATATCGAGGGAACATACAGGAGTGCCAAAGCGCAACTCGGCTGGCGACTCCGTTATGAACAGCAATACCGCGCGATGGCCGATATGCCACAACCGGTGATCACTGCTGTACGTACCCACGTTGACCTCTATCCGGGGGATGGGAGATACACCGTCAATGGCACCTATCAGCTCAGTAATCAAACCACTGTTCCCATCCCAGAACTTTGGATAAGTATTGATCCCGAAGTGAACAGCTGCCACATTTCCCTGCCAGTCGCAGCGAATATGACATACGATCCGGTATTTAAACAATATCTGTATGAACTGAAAAAGCCGCTGTATCCAGGCGATAGTCTACAGTTAAGTTTTACGATGGAGATCATCCGCTCCGGTTTTACTGACCTGAATAAGGAACATACGGTTGTCAGCAATGGTTCTTATGTCGAACTGGAGAAGTTTGTCCCATCTCTGGGGTACAATGATCGCTGGGAAGTGACCGATTCAGTCACCAGGAAGACCGATGGCATGCTGCCTCATGTCGCCCTGTTCTCTACGGACAGCAACTATCACCTGATCGACTATGAAACAACGATTTCCGTTGCTCCTGATCAGCAGGTGGTGACAGTCGGACAACTGCAGCAAACCTGGCTGAAGGACGGACGCAGGTATTTCCATTACAAGACGCCTGCACCTATCAATTTCATGTTTGCTTTCGCCGCCGGGCATTATGCGCTTAGCAAAGAGATATACAAAGGCATAACGTACCGTATTTTCTATCATCCCGGACATACACAAAATCTAGCTGCCATGATGCAGGGTATGAAAGATGCCATTGACTACGGCAGTGAACAATTCGGCACTTACCCGCTCAAAACACTGACACTGGCAGAGATACCACATTATAAAGGCGCCGCCACCGCCTATCCGGGAGTAATATTCAGTGCGGAGCGTCTGAACTTCCAGACAAACTTCAGCGACAGCAATAAAGTCAACTATGCCTATGGCACAACAGTGCATGAGACAGCACATCAATGGTGGGCCAATCTGTTATCGCCTGCTGACCAACCGGGCAAGGCTTTCCTGACAGAAACACTGGCACAGTATACAGAATCGATGGTACTCGAAAAACAGCAGGGACGTACATTATTACGGAAATATCTGCAGAATGACAACCATCTGTACTTCGTCATGCAGGATAAAAATGAGCGGGAGCTGCCACTGGTAGGGACCGTGGGGCAGTCCGCCGTTTGTTATCAGAAAGGAACACTGGCCATGTACGGACTGAAGGAATTACTGGGAGAAGCACGTCTGAATAACGCTCTTCACCGCCTGTTGGCAAAACACGCATATCCGCATACAAAAGCCCGGGCAACAGACCTCGTGAAGGAATTATATGCTACCGCTGATGACCGGGAGATCAGGCATATTAATGACTGGTTACAGCGAACCTTCATTTACTTCCAGCAGATCAGCATCCGTTCCTGTGAACGGCAAAAAAATGGACAATATAAGCTCACACTTGAGATCAATATTATTAAACAGGACCTTGCTACAGGTAAAGAGTCAGCACCTGACGATGATATAGACATTGCGGTGTTCGGGCACCCGGTAGAAAAATGGCAGACTTCCCCACCCCTGTACCTGCAGAAACATCACTTCTCTGACAGTAAGACTTTATTGACTATACAGACAGATACAGCACCTGTGACAGTCGCTATTGACCCTTATTGTTATATACCAGATCCCGACCAGGAGAATAATATCGCAACGTTATAA
- a CDS encoding ABC transporter ATP-binding protein — MYRLQIRQLSKSYGHQVKALDNVSLDIPNGMFGLLGPNGAGKSSLMRTLATLQLPDSGEILFDGKDILHHPAALRHQLGYLPQDFGVYPKISAYTLLDHFAILKGITNKAERKEQVTALLQQTNLYGVRKQAVSTFSGGMRQRFGIAQALLGNPQLVIVDEPTAGLDPQERNRFHDLLSEIGEQVVVLLSTHIVEDVHDLCPEMAVLANGKVILRGKPAELTHTLKGQIWRKTVLKEALPHYLSTMDVISTRRIAGSIHLHVLADSCPESGFQPFTPDLEDVYFSALFGTQRSGKEVAAC; from the coding sequence ATGTACCGACTACAGATCAGACAACTCAGCAAAAGCTATGGCCATCAGGTGAAGGCCCTGGATAATGTATCCCTTGATATCCCTAATGGTATGTTCGGGCTGCTGGGTCCCAACGGCGCAGGTAAGTCGTCTCTCATGCGCACACTGGCCACGTTACAGTTACCCGACAGCGGAGAAATATTATTTGATGGGAAAGACATCCTTCATCATCCCGCAGCATTACGTCATCAGCTGGGTTACCTTCCACAGGATTTCGGTGTATATCCGAAGATCTCCGCCTATACATTACTGGACCATTTTGCCATACTCAAAGGCATTACAAATAAAGCCGAAAGAAAAGAACAGGTAACGGCACTCTTACAGCAAACGAATTTATATGGCGTGAGGAAACAGGCGGTCAGTACTTTCTCCGGCGGGATGCGGCAGCGCTTTGGTATTGCACAGGCCTTACTGGGCAATCCGCAGCTGGTGATCGTAGATGAGCCGACCGCTGGACTGGACCCTCAGGAGCGGAACCGGTTCCATGACCTGCTGAGTGAGATCGGAGAACAGGTAGTGGTACTATTGTCTACGCATATTGTAGAGGATGTACATGATCTTTGTCCGGAGATGGCCGTGCTGGCAAACGGGAAGGTCATATTACGCGGAAAACCGGCTGAGCTGACCCATACACTCAAAGGACAGATATGGCGAAAAACGGTCTTAAAAGAGGCATTACCACATTACCTGTCAACCATGGATGTTATTTCAACCAGGAGGATTGCCGGTAGTATTCACCTGCATGTCCTGGCGGATAGCTGCCCGGAATCCGGCTTCCAGCCATTTACACCTGACCTGGAAGATGTCTACTTCTCCGCATTATTTGGGACCCAGCGTTCCGGAAAGGAGGTCGCAGCATGTTAA